Part of the Lutra lutra chromosome 4, mLutLut1.2, whole genome shotgun sequence genome is shown below.
tgagccacccaggtgcccctctgtgccAGAAACGAGTTTAGACTTTGCTTCTAACTCCTTCTATCTATTCCGTCTGAGGGCTTTTGCTGTCCCTTATGAAACAGGGAGTTGGGCCCATGGCTTTCTATGATCCACTTACAGACAGAATTCCAGACGTAAAATGATATCTATGAGATGGCACGCACACACTCTCTTCGTTTCGTTGCAACACAGCTGAGTTGATCTCCCGCAAGGAAAAGCGAGAAGGAACTGTGTGGCTGGCAGCTGTCCTTGGGCCTGACCCCAAGGCCCGGCCGCCTGTCTTTCCTGCTCAGATGCGGCACTGTCCTCCTCCCTGAAGGTCATGCATCTTCCCCACAAGGCCTCTCCCGCTGCCTCCCCGCTGCCCCACCCTGACCGGTGGCTACCCTCGCCTCTCTACAGATGTTTCCAATTTCTAGACTGCACGGAGTTCACGTGGGTCATTTGTTCCATTTGCTCAGAAACAACAGCCAGCATTATGGGCAGGAAACGGAGAGGGTGCCAAGTGCAGAATAACACAAAAAGCCCTAGTCATGGGCACTGGGCAGGgtggggtctgggggaggggaggagcgcGGGCTGGATTGTCTCCCAGTGACCTAGAGTTCTGCTGTCCCGGCCAAAGTCATGGTCACTGAAGCGAGGTCCAGCTTTCCTCTGGGAAGGGCCAGAGAGGGCCAGCTGACTCATCACGGAGGGACAAGGACGGAATGAGATGCTATCTCAAAGGCTGGGAGTGGTTGCTGCCTGGCCCCAGAGGCTGAACCTCGACCAAGAacaaattctatttctttgttcctttgaaatcaggaaagatCACTGCATTAATGAAAGATTAAATGATGTTCAGCATTTAAGGTCGAGAACAAATACGAATAACTGTAAAGCAAATGAAATCGTGGGCCTCCCGTGGGCCCCGATGTTTGCCATGCAGCCGTTTCTGCAGGAGTCGGGTGTGTGTCCAGCCACCCTCTCACCGTGTGCAGGAGGGGCTGCCCTTCATGGCAGGCAGAGATCTGATCTGATCTGCCGGGGCTTCCAGAATGAATGGCACAGGAGACACAGACACTATGGTTATTGCTTGGGATAACCCAGCTCTGGAAACCCTTGCTTTGAGAGCTTCcccagcaggagaggaggctTTTAGGGGCTAGTTAACTGGCAGgctgcccttccccagccctaGCGGAGTCACGGGTGTCTCTGTGGGTGAGCCCACTGAGCAGGCCTATGAATGCTTTCCTGGGCAAGCAGGTGCCGCCCCCAGTGTAGACAAACCACTCAGAATGGGGTCCACAAAGCACTTCCTGGCAAGCAGGAAGAAGAGAGGTGTTACCGCCTCCCGAAGTCTCCTTTGGACACGTCCCATTGCTGAAGCCAAGAGCACATTGTGGAGATTAGCGGAAAAGAGCCCCTTGGGTGAGAGACTGAGAGGCAGCACTGGAGGAAACAGGCCCCTGGGGCACATCTTTATGGGCCTGAGGCCCGTCCTGAGTGAAGCACTgggccaggagctggaggagcctGGAGGTGAAGTCTGGCCCCCTCCCTACCCAGGGCCCTCACACACACTGTGCAGGGGTGTGAGCCAGCGCCGGGGCCCACTAGCCTCTGTAACACCTGTTGTGCCTGTAGTCACTTCACCTGGGCTCCACTCAGGTATCTTTGTCATCGATCAGAGGGGCAAAGAAGATGCGGAGAAAACAATTTGTCCAACATCTTCATgtagaaacaatttaaaacaagAGAGATGGGTTTGCCTTGAAGCCCCTGGCAGGACCTGATAGTGACTTCTCTCTTGGAGCTCGTGAGTCAGAGCGCCGGGGAACAGGCCTCCCGCTGCGTGGAGAGGCCTCTGGCCGTGGCTGAGCCCACTGTTTGCCCATGAGCGAGGATCCATGGGCAGACTACCAGCAGTCAGGAGCAgcaatgaaagaaggaaagaccaaCTCTGGGCTTGGTTTGGGAGGGGGTCCCAGGCTGTTCGGAGAGATGCAGACCAGGGGGACCAAAGAGCCAGCAAAATAGAACAGGGAGGGAGCCCCTCCAACAGGAAACTTGGAGAGTCAGCCCTAAGGAAACTCAGGAACCTGGAAGCACATTTTAATGAATTCCCAGCCAAATGGATCCCTAACCATTTCTGCAAGGGAAGAAACCTGGCTGCTTCTCCAGGTCTGACCCTGAACTAGCCACTCTGGGCACCAGTTTCCTCCAACGTGCCTTCCCTCCCCAATTCCTGGTCCTGGAACCGCCGGCCCCCCTCCACCACTCCATGGAGCACAGTGACCAAGTCACCATACTTTGTGAGTCCTGTGCCCTCGTTTGTCCGACCAAACCAGCCAGGGGGCAGAGGCAGTTTGAGGTCCTGGAGAGAGACACCAGTAAGGAGTGCATAAACTGGTTCTGATTGTGTAGTGGGAATGAGCGGAGTAAGGCAATGGACAGTATGCGCATGAGTGCGTgttgagtgtgtgagtgtgtgtgtaaaGGGCACACTTTAGACACATTACAGAGATGAAAGCCATGGGCCGTCCCAAACTAAGAAATGTGATGGAGCTATCAGTCAGTCTCTCCCAGGGGTCCTTTCCAGAGGCCCTAACCGGTCACATGCTGTTTTCCATCTGAACTGGTTCGAGGTTGACGTTAGAtgcaaaaaacacatttttttctgagcaAGTGGTCTCCTTGGTGCCTCCTGATTCCTTGCTGGATGTTGAGGGGTGTGGTCAGCGCTCCTCGGGGTGGAGGAGCAGCCAGATCCCAAGGTCAACGCATCATGCATTCAGCAAGGATTTACCGAGGATGCCCTTTGTACCGGGTATTATTTTAGGCTCTTGGTACTCCGGGGacaagggcagtgggagggagatCTAAAGATGAATCAGGCATAATTTCTTACGGAGCTTGCTTTGGGACTTTACTAGCTCGTGGGAGAAgcagtcaagtaaataaataactatgAACAGTGTTGTAAGTCCTCAAAGGGAGGAACATGTTAGCAGATGTGGGTGTACAGAGGAGGAAGCTATTAACTCAGTCTGCTAGTGACTTCCATCCTTCGTGGAGTAGGCGGGGTGTacataaatcaaaataaagtcTACCTGAGGGAAATCATAATATCACGCCCTACACAGTACCAGTCCTAGGGTGTTTACGATGTGCTAGAGTATGCGGGATAGCGGTGCTCCAAGCCGCTGACCAAAAGCTCTCCTCAAAGAGCTCAGTTAACCCCTGGGGGcattttctgtctcctcattttttttttttcttttgcccggAGTGATCATCTAAAAGACAATTGTGGGGGCACTGGgatagctcaatcagttaagcgtctgccttcagctcaggtcatgcatgatccctgggtcctgggatttagcctcacattgggttctctgctcagcagggagtctgcttctccctctgcctctccctacccccttgtgctctctctctcttgccttctctctcaaataaataaatctttaaaaaaagatcgtGGACTACTTGTTGAGGAAGAGAACTTCACCCCGAAGTCAGGAAGGGACTGACAAGAATCTTTGTGCAACCACCAGGAAGAATCACCTTACAGACCTACCTTGGAAATAAACGCCAGGGCTCCTTCTAACgttaattgtatatatttattatacccTGCCTACTTCCCAAGAGGGTGGGAGGTCGCTCCCAGTCGGAGAATAGGGCATGACAGAGTCGCTCACACTCGGGGAGCCCAGGGATGGCAGGTAGCCAAAGACACAGGGGAAAGTCTCCCAAAAACGTGGTCACGAAGACAGAACACCGGCTCCGAGCCTCTTCACTGCCTTGGCAAAGCTGAATTACACAAAGCTTGGCACGAAGCGATGAAACAAAACAGCCTGGTTTAGGAAGAAAAGCAACCTCTTTGCCAGCCCTAAACTCCTCAGTGAAATTATGCCAGGAAACTTCTATAAGGAACACGGCAACAGATCGCTCTCCTCAGTCGTGATGAAATGCTGAGATATACTTCCTATGAAAGCTTTCTGTATTTACCCTTAATAAAAAGCAGAGAGGATCAGGTTACCTGGGAAGGCATTTAGGGAGATGCTGCTGTCCAATCACAGACTGCAGGAAGGAGCAGCACACGGAGAAGGCAGAGGGGTGCCGGCTGCCCGCCCAGACCCCAAACCACCATCTTCTCACCTGAGCTGGGGAGCAGACAATTGACAAGATAACACACTGCCCCCGTTTCTCCCCAGCTTGCCTGACCCATGACACAAGACTTAGCCAGTAGAGCACCGAAGAATGTCTGCCTCCAATGGCAAACTGGGTTTTGGTATAACTGAGGTGGAACTGCACTGGGAAGAGCCAGGGCTTTGGAACCAAGGGTAGACTTGGGTCTGGGCCCCAGCCCTGTCATTTACTGTCGGTGTTGCCAAGAATAAGTCACTCATTTGTCACcatgcctgtttcctcatctgtggaatggaTCTAACAGTCCTTACCTACAAGGTGTTGGTGTTCTCTCAAACACACTGTCACGATCATAGATACAAAAGGCCTTGTGGAGTAGGGGGGAAGACCGCCCACGGCAGCAGAAGAGGGAGGTTATGTATCTCCTGCTATGTTCCCAGTGCATTACGGAGTGTCATCACATAGGTTAGGTacaaggcttaaaaaaaaatgggttgggGGGCAGGATATGGCCCCGCTGTAAACATTTAGGATCAGCGGTTGTCCTGTCATATCGTTCATTCGTTCCTGCACTTTCTGGGGTTTAGATAAAGGCAATGCGGGTCGACACCAGGATCTACAGTTGGCTCCCGAGACCTGCCCCGCTTTGGGATTTGAGGAGACACCTGCCCGGTATGGGTGATTAGAAGCTTGCCGTTAAGTTGAAGACATTCAAGGTGCTTTGAGAACTTGCAGGCTCTGAAAGGCAGGAGGCGGGACCAGCAAGACGGCCCACAGAAAGGAGAGGACTGGGCGGAGACTGGCAGGTGCCAAGGGAGGCACCAGGGACAGGGAGCAGCTAAGCATCCCTGTGGGACCACCTCACCTGGAAGGCCCTCTTCTGGTCTTCTCCGACCTGCCCTGAGGTGAGGAGGCCAGTGGTGGGCTCCCATCGCTACGTTGCCTCTGGCTTTGAGCAGACCCCTCCGACCTCTGGGCTCAGTGTCTTCTGCTGTGAGCCCAGATGAATAACACCGCCCCACAGGGTGGTTTTGTTCATTGAGTGAAGTGGAATGAGCGTGTGAGCAGCTTCACACACACTAAAGAAAAACGCAGATACTGGCTTTACTGGAATACTCACAAGTCTCAAAGTAGAAGCAGCTTCTCAACCTTCTTGAGGCAAGAGGACTGAATTTAGTGCTGCCCAGAAATTCACCACGGGATCGGCTTGAACTTGGGCAGGGGGCAATCTGTTGTTGTTTCCCTTGCCCTCGGTTCTCAATTCCTTCATGTTCTGAACCATCCGAGGTCTCTGGCTAAACGGCGCTGGAAGTGCCACCAAGTGCTCCCTGCTTCTGGTTTTTTTCTGAGCTGCTTCTCCGCTTGGCTCTCATCCTGAGAGGCTGTGGGAATGTGTTGCCACCTCGTGGTCATTGCTGAGCATAGCGCCCCAGCCGGGGCTCCCCAGTAAGCACGTCAGACACTTGAAGCTTGGTGCCGGGAAGCCTCTAGCCGCTAAGACTCTTGCTTGCTGGGTGCCTACAACCTGGACAAAACTTAGAGTTAGCTGAATCCTTCTCTGGACTCTCTGTTAGGGCCTGGAGGCCTCTGACACCTGCGGTGTCGGTGGGGGTCTGGTGGGTGGGACGTTTAATCAGGGAGTTCCCCTTTGCTTGAGCAGGATTTCCTGTTTCTCCCAGTGCAGGAACCTTGaactctccctcccccttgccctGGCTCTGAGTGAGCCTCCTGAAATCAGCCTATAAGGGCTCAGGAATCCCTGGTTCCTTCTTGGTCAAACCCATGTGGATCCCTTCCCTAGTATGAAGCCCCCTGGGGACAGCGGCTCCAGATCAGCCCCTGGAGGACGGCTTCTGGAGACCACAGCCTCCTGCTGCTGGGCTGAGAGTAGGATAAGGAGGGGAACCAGGATAGGCCGCTTTCTTGGCCATCCCGCTCTTTCTAAGCCTCCCTGCTGCCTAGCAAGCATGAAGCTCTGTAAAAATATAAGCCTTTGGGGAAGTGGTGATGGGGCCAAGAGGAAGTGAACAAACTGGTTTTGGGCAACTCTGCCGACAGACAGCCGTGGAGGCAGTGTGAGCCAGCCCCAAGCAGAAACCACTGCCTCCCACCTGCCTGACATCCTGTCTCAGCAGCAGCCTGGGCCAGTTCTCAGTCTCCACAGGTCTTCCCCATCTCCCCGGGGCTCCTGCTCACATAGCGTCTTGCTGTTGGTGCTGGGTGCTTCCTGGGCTCTCCAGGCTTGTCTGAGAAGCTGCAAAGGAGCAGCTCAACTGCTCTCTGGCCAGCCTTTCACAACATTAAGCAGAACCCCAAGGGCAAGGTTGCCTCCCTGTGGCTGAGCTGTGTCCAGGTGTGTCAGGCCACGGTTTGGGATGGGCGAGGCCTTTCCCCCAGGACTCCAGATGCTTTTCCTGTGGTTTAGCTTGACGGGTCTTCCTGGGTCCTCGCCTCTTCCACAGATTCCAGGTTCTTTTAGTGAAACTGACACACATGCAGACGCCCCCTTCTTTCAGGCGGGGAAATTCCCTGAGCCACGTCTcccttgtaatttattttattattaaaaaaatatatttttggcaCTCTGGCccagtgaaatattttctttctgtcccaGAGCTTCCCTTGGAGCCCCACCAAGTGGCCTGTTGTATCCTCCCCCTTTTCGGAACTCGGAGCAGGTGCCAGACCTACAAGGCCCCTGTGCTCTCTTCCCACAGTCTTggtccccttttccttttccagacgTGAGTTTAGGACGTCCGATGGATAATATGGCATCATCAAGTCCGGGGCTGCCTTGCGCTTGTGAAAGCTTCCCACGGTTGTTCACTACTTGCCCATTCATTTACTGAAGCCCGGAGCCTGAGTTTGAAcgctggctctgccacttcctggctgcGTCACCCGGGTCAATTACGTCACCTTTTTGAGCCTTAGTTGCCTCTGCTGTGATTATAGTGTCTATTTCATCCTAGTGTTGGATAAAACCATAAAAGCAAAATGTTCAGCACTCTAGATGGTATAAAGGAACGTACTCAACAGGTCCCAGCTGATTTACTGGTCTTCTGTAACCAGTGCCAAGCTGATGCCCTCTGGTTCACTGAGGTGTGTtcatactcattcattcagcaaaaataTACTTGAGCACCTGCCATCTGCCAGGCACCGTGGTGGGGCTAGAAATGAAAAGTAGAGGTCACTAAGCTTCAGGAGCTTGCAAGATCACAGGGGAGGGGGGCTTATAAACACAACATGGGGAGGGGATGTCTGGGAAGTTCTCTTCGGGGTCCCATCTGAGAACAATCTTGAAGGAAAAGTGCTTGTGTTCTAGATGGACGCGAGGAGAAGGGCTTTCTGAGCTGGGTGCACAGGGGAAAGGAAGTGAAAGCTCAGTGGTGCTTGCGGtttcggggggaggggggtccagGCACCAGGAGGCTGCAGAAGCTGGGAGGCCCCCCATCTCGAAGGGTGGGATATGAGACTCTGCCATTCCAGGGAGGTTGGACTTGATCTGAGGGCTATACGGAGGCTGAGGGGACTTGCATCTGGGTGTGGCTCTGGGGGCTGAGGTGGTCTCTCCCTGAAAGATGAGGGAAGTTACCCAAGAGCAGCTGTGGCATGTCTGTgtgtggttgggggtgggggtaagcaAGATGGCCATCTGCCCTggcctctctgtcttcttttccagGCTGCCTTCTGGTGTTCCATCTGGAAGGAAATGTCGGCTCAGGGCCCAATCTTAGGCCAAAATGCTAAGTAACTGTGGAAACCTGTCTCCTCATCCCTCCAGTCACCTCCCTGAGCAGGGATGGGCTCAGGCCTGCCGTGCTCATGGAGAGGAAATTTCCAGAGAATTCCCAGGTGGGAAGAGGTGGCTAGGTCAGATGCCCTAAGCATGTCCCctgcctctcctttcccccctGGATTATTCTCTCACAGGCTATCCTGCGCCCATCACACTGTTCTTGTCACTGGTGCTGGGTAACAAAGCCCTCTCCTTGGTGTCTCTAACCCAGCTGAGATGGGCTGTTTCCGAAAGAACTCACCTACATCCTAAAGGAGGACGAAAGGGGTAAGAATCTGCAAGCGCACCAGTCAGGTTTCCAGCTCCAGCTGTCCAATCCTTCCCCAATGCCTTGGTCCCCTTCCTGTGGCCGGATCCGTGGCTCAGTCTCTTTCCTGGCCTCTGCCGTCTTACCCTGCACCCAGTTTCTGGCCCATCACCCCACAGAggcccccatctctctctctaagtgCAGGAACTGTCTGTCCTCTGACCAGCTCTCAAACGTGGAGCAAAGCTATGAGGTTGACCCGGAGCGGCCAAGCCCCCCAGGAATTCACTCCTTCCCTATCCTTTCACCCCAACCGGGCAACACGACTCGACTCGTCCCTACAGCAGacagtctctctctcacataGGGCTGTTTGGTACTACCCGGTGGCAAGATGCTGAAGGGGagggtgcatttttttttttaagcacattaTCAAGATTCAGCGATTGCTTTCGGGCGACTTCTTTCGGTAGCACGCAGCCTCCTAGAAATGGCTCTCTGTGACTTCCTTCTCCGAAGCAGAGATAAAGAAGGCAGTTGCAGTAGAAACTTTGATGAGAAGTCACGCTGAGGGCGGGCAAAACTTCCCAAGCTCCCAGGGCGCAGGGATGCGGGCATAGTGAACACTGGAAAATGCCAGAGTGACAGAGATGCGTTTGCTGCGCCTTCAcgtctggggctgggggtggggggaggtttgcCCAGAGAGAAGCGGCAAGTAGAGAAGGCATGAACCAGGGATTCAGGCTTCAGGGATTCAGGGATGAACAAGGATTCAACCCCAATGGGGAtgaggtggggaagcagaggaTGATGTGGAAGCCGCAGCCCGAGGCATCTCCCCAAGGCCCTGGAGAGGATGTGAATGGCACTGCCGATAGCGTTGAATTTTCATTTGGGTGCTACATAGATTGGTATTTAAGGCAAATATTATAAACCCTTCAATCCACAGTGCTGGCTCAGGTCCACCCATCCCTTCCTCTAAATCACCCTTTTGGGCAGGACTGAGACACCCATGAACTTCGTGGACCTTAAGTCCCAATTGCTTGTAAGTATCTGGTTTCCAGAAGTTGCAGCCCAGGTGAGCGACTTCCAGGAAagcagtttttttcctcttttccagcaggtggcggggggcgggggggggatcGGGGCGGGGGGGAGATGGGTGTTATGCCATGTGAGGATGTGCGCCTGTGgccctttccctcctttctgcctgGCCGGTCATCCTTTTGTCCTGTAGTTCCTCAAAGAGGTTTGTCACCGGATGGTTGCTGGGGTGAGGGCATGTGAGATGTTGGTgggtgtgccccccccccccccccccccccccgcaagggAAACGTAGAGTCAGCAGATATGCTTCCGGAAGGTGCTGAATTTTCTGCCCTTCTAAGCAGGGGATCTTAgcttgttcctttgtcaaaggatctttgatacaaaagctgggtccCAGCTGTGTCTGACCAAGAGTCAATCCAAGCCACCCAATTCCCAGGGCTTGCTGCTTTGCACTGTTTTATTCTGTCCAGGCTACTGTAACAGAATACcaaagactgggtggcttacaagCCATAGAAATTttcagttctggagactggaaaaCCCATGATCAAGGTACTGGTAGATCTGGTGTCTGGCGAGAGCCAGCTCCTTGGTTCATGAATGGCTGAAGGGGTGAAGGAGCTCTGTGGGGTGTCTCTTATGAGACACTAATCTCATGCATGAGGGTTCCATCCTCATGACCCAGGCATCTTCCAAAGATCCCATCTCCTAATACCGTCACTTTGAGGCTCAGATCTCAACCTGTAAATTTGGAGTGTGTGTGTaaggcggggaggggcggggggacacAATCATTCAATCTGTAGCATGCGCAAAGAAACCATAAATTCTGGCTAAGACTGCCACCAAATTCTATTTCTTGCTGTGGCTTCTGTTTGCCTCCTTGTCACGCGATCTTTCTGCTATACTAGCAGAAAGCCAGATTTTCGAGCCTGTGCTTCTACTGCCCTGCCCTGCAGAGCTACACTCCCATCTGGTCCCCGAGTGAATGAATTCTGAGCCTTCTCCACGCCGCTCAAACCCCCTGGTCTGCTCTTTCCATCTTCTTGCTGAGCGTTCCTGGTCTGTGCTTCCTCTCGGCCCATTTCACTTCCTGAAACAGCCCTGAAGAGTGTTGCTTATCTCGATGGAGCTCGAGTGGCCctctgggggcaggaggcagaggcctcGAGCGTGTCTGTCTGGGGAACTAAGAGAAGCGGCACTTTCAGATTCAACCCACATCGAACTGTCCTCCACGCTTCTGATAGCCCAGGGATGTGTGGCCCACAAAGGGGCAGAAAGTGATTGCCCCTGGATGGGCTCTCTCTAAGAAAAGCAGGGGTCTCCCAGGGAGTGTTCCaccagagaagagaaggaatgagTGAGTCGTGATGTTCAGACTGTCGCAGCTGCCCCTGGACCTCTAGCAAGATGCCCGGAGAGAGCTAGGCTCACCGGGCCACACGGATCCCGTCCACACGCCTGTTGCTTGGGAGTCGCCTCGGGGAGGGCAAGATGGCTGTCAACAGCACTGCTCTGTTGATGGCCAACGTCACCTACATAACCATGGAGATTCTCATCGGGCTCTGTGCCATCGTGGGCAACGTGCTGGTCATCTGGGTGGTCAAGCTGAACCCCAGCCTGCAGACCACCACCTTCTATTTCATTGTCTCCCTGGCCCTGGCTGACATCGCCGTTGGGGTGCTGGTCATGCCTTTGGCCATTGTCATCAGCCTGGGCATCACCATCCACTTTTATAACTGCCTTTTCATGACCTGCCTGCTGCTGATCTTCACGCACGCTTCCATCATGTCCCTGCTAGCCATTGCTGTGGACCGATACCTGCGGGTCAAGCTCACAGTCAGGTAGGAGGAGGCAGCGTGGGGCAGTGAGGGGCTGGGACACGGGGCTGCTTCAGTGAAAGCAAATCCAGTCTGGCCTCTGAGCTTGAAAGAGGGCACTAAGCTTCTTTGCACCATTTGGTGTGTGAGCTGGGACTGGAGAACAGCTAAAGATGAGGAAAGCATgatgcatctttattttttctttttcttagcgTCTCTAGCTTGATGCATCtttaattagtaaaaaaaaatgttcttgagttttagaaatgaaagaaacttaCTAGCTAAAATAAGGAGCAAACAGAGAAGAACAGGAGATTTAAAGATGGTTCTGCTCTTTGCAGATGTAGgttattttaaagttactttaaCTTTGCTTCCTCTTCCAAGTTGAGGAAGGAACCAAGAAAAGTCCTCCATTGCCGAAAGTAGTAGCAACCGTTCCTGGGATGATGTGAACAGAACAGACCGCCAAATGGAGACATCTCAGTCCCCAGGTGTCCTGAATGGCAGTTGGCTTGTAAGCCGCCTCTCTCCTCTTTGGGGAAGAGATGTGGAGAGGAAGCTACAGACAAGCTTTTGATACTAAAAAGCCCGGGCTCAAAGCCCAGATCTTGAGATCTCAGCTGGGGCAAGTGACTTTTGTGGATTTGGTTCCTCGTCTTTCCTCAGCAGTTAAGATACTCTAAACTCGGACTTAACCTCATTTCCATTTTACCTCTGCCGCTTTAAGCTTGTCCGGGTCAcctgcctgtttctttttttcacctaTAAAGTGGGGACAATAATTGCCCCTTCCTCATAAAATCCCACAGTTCACACGTATAAGGCTTTTGGAAAAATGGCTGCGCCCAGTCTGTGCTCACTCCATGGTAGCTGTCACTACTGTTATCCTCAGCCAGTCACCAGCAAGGACATGGGGATTGTTGTAAAACTAGCTTCGGTTTGTTGTGAAATGTGACTGAGATAAAGTCTGAGTACACTGTCAGTATGTAACAAAATCAGTTTCCTTCTTGTGGTCTGTGAGGGATGTTGCCGGGAAGGTTGGCGGGAGGAGGAATGGTGCCTCTCTTTGGAGGAGTCATTTGAGGTCCTGGAAACACTTCAGCCTCAACTCCACACCTCCACAGACCCCCATATATCGAGCAATAAGTGGGGTGCTGGAGCAAATAGAGAAGCAGGGGCAGGCACAGGTGGAGGGTAGCGCAGGAAAGGCAAGAGTTGAACTCATGGCCTGCAGCCCAGCAGCCCAACAAAAACAAGACAGTGCGTGGCTGGAAACGTGCTCTGAGAGCATCTTGGGTAGGTGATCCCAAGAGACTTAGAAAACTCTTACCTTCCACGAACTGAAGAATTCTCAGGCTGGAAGGGTGCCGTGAGTGTGGCAACATATGTCTAAGCCATTCGACatcatatttcctttaaaaagtccCCCAGAGAAGTTTGCTTGAACACCAGCTTTCTCTACCCTCATCGCCCCGCTCCCTCCGTAAGCAATTCCTACTGGGAACTCACCCATTCTCTTCCATTCAAACAGATACAGGAGGGTCACCACTCAAAGAAGAATATGGTTGGCCCTGGGCCTTTGCTGGCTGGTGTCGTTC
Proteins encoded:
- the ADORA3 gene encoding adenosine receptor A3 isoform X2; protein product: MAVNSTALLMANVTYITMEILIGLCAIVGNVLVIWVVKLNPSLQTTTFYFIVSLALADIAVGVLVMPLAIVISLGITIHFYNCLFMTCLLLIFTHASIMSLLAIAVDRYLRVKLTVRSRIPETPGHGLSF